CGTGTTCGAAAATCTCATTCCAGCGGCCCAGATAGGGCACCGCATACACCGATTGCAACATAGACGCGCTAATGCAGTAGAGCCCACCAGTCAGAGGAGCCGGTATGCTGCCGGTCTGCTTGGGAAAGTATTTTGGCAGCTCCTGGGCGCGGATGCCGTACGTCGCAGGAAGCGCGGTGCCGAAATAAGACAAGTAGACGCGCTGTGGGTCGCGGGAATCCTCGGGATGGGCGTCGAGCCAGCGTTTCAACTCGCCAAGATCTTGTCCCCAATCGAGCGAGCTGTCGACCAGGTGGCGGTAGGCATGCTTCGGCCCGCCCGCCACGACGTTGAAATACGCCAAATAATGCGGCCAGAAGCTGACGGTTTCCAGTGCGCTAACGGCCAACAGCGCGATCGTTGCGCCGCGGGCCGTGGTTGCGACTTTCGAATTACCGGCCGGCGTCGCGCGGCTCGCCACCTGGCCACGACCGGTGGCGGTTGGCGCTGTACTGCGCGCGGCGGCGACCGAAAACCACAGCCCCGCCGCTCCGGCGAAAATGAACATCGGCGGATACGTGGGAAGAATGTGCCGGTGTCCGATGTTCAGGGGCGTGCTCAGGGCCACGATCCAGTAGACGCCGAACAGCGCCGCGATGGGTGTCAGTTCGTAGAGAATCGTCGCGCGCGCAGGGGCGGAATCGGAACTTCGCTGGTCGGCGCCGCGAGCACGCACCACAAGGGCAGCCACGCCCAGTATCAGCACCGCGAACAACGCCAGCGGTGTCTTCCACAGCAGGCACAGCGGAAAGAAGCTCGACCAACCTCGGTCGCTGAACACTCCGTTGAGAAAGCCCACCCGATCTTTGGAATATCTCAAGGCGTAGGAGAACCCGTACAGGTAGGGCTCGGGCAGCAGTTGATGGTCGCGCGCAAAGCGCACGATCGAGCGCAGCCGCGGCGACTGGTCCTTGGCTTCGAGCTGTTCCCAAGTCTCTGCGTAGGCGCTGCCCTCTTCATACGGCGGTGCGAACATGGAATAGCGAAAACCGTAAGACGCCCAGACCAGGAGTACGACGCCCAGGAATTGCACGATCGCGATCGCGGCAAAGACGAGCGACTGCCGTGGCCGGCCGTTTATTTCATGGCGCGTGAGCAACGGAATCTGCAATGGCGTGGCGCGAGTCAGCCGCACGGCAACCATCGCCAGGGCCATGGGGATGATCAGCAAGCCCGAATATTTCGATAGTACGAGGCCTGAAAGACTGACGAGCGCCGCTACGAGCGTCAGGCAAGAGACACGATGCAAGAGCGCCCACACGGCGGCGGAGGAGGCCGTGAAGAAAAACGTGGCCGGCAGGTCGGACGTGACCAGAAAGCCGTTGGCCAGCATGGCGGGAGAAAAGGCGTAGAGCGCAAGGCTGATCAAGCCGCCCACGGCCCCAAAGATGCGCCGCGACCAGAGATAAACCAGGAGCGCCAAGAGCGCACTGGGAATTGCCATCATGGCCCGACAGCGCAACAGGATGCCGTCAGTGTCCCTTCCAAGCTCGGCCATCAAGCGCTCGGTGACTTTCCAGACATCCGAGGTCGCCCATGCCGGATCGTCGAGACTGACCTGAGAGCCGCGCAGATAGAGCGGCAGCGCGCCGAAGCGCTGCGACCAGTTGCCGTTTTCGGAGTGCAAGCGGTAATCGTTCGTGGTCCAATAGCTGAGGCCGCCCCCCAGGTGCGCGCTCTCGTCGAAGGTCATCGACTTGCGGGCGACGGCCGTCATTCCCAGCACCAGGTGGCAGGCAATCAGCAAAACCACGGGCACAGGGCCGCTGAGCCAGCCGGCGCGTGCTGTCGCATGGGGAGTATCGCGTTTCGCCATGATTCCCAAAGTTCCAACGCCTCTGAGCGGTAGGACCGCCGCGCAAGTGCCATCCGGTGCCGATCGGCAGCTTCCTAGCGTCCTATGCCGGCAGGCGATGCGTCAATATCCGGCGTCCGCCCCCCGTCGCCAGTCAGAAAACCGGTTTTGGCGTCGGCCACCTGGCCGACCTCGATCCAAGGTCCGCCTTGAGCGGATCGGCCAGCGCCGGTAGCATCCCCTCCATGAATTCCCCCCCGCGACTTTCCCTGGCCATTCCGGTTTTTAACGAGCGCGAGGTCTTTCCTGCGCTTGTCGAGCGTGTGGGAGCCGTGCTGGACAAGATTCCCGGCGGGCCGCACGAGATCGTGATGGTCGACGACGGCAGCTCGGACGGGACTGCCGATCTGCTGGAACAGGCCGCGGCCCGCGATCCACGCATCGTGGGCGTGCTGCTATCGCGTAATTTCGGCCACCAGGTGGCGATCACGGCCGCCATGGATCAGGTCTCGGGCGACGTGATCGTGATCATGGACGGCGACCTGCAAGATCCGCCGGAAGTGATCCCCAAACTGCTGGCCAAGCACGAAGAAGGCTACGACGTCGTCTATGCGCAGCGCGGCCAGCGCCAGGAAGGCTGGTACCTGCGCTTCTGCTACTGGCTGTTCTACCGCATCGTGACGAAGCTCTCGAACGTGCCGTTGCCGCTCGACAGCGGCGACTTCGCGTTGCTGTCGCGCCGCGTGGTCGACGCCATGCGCGCAGCCCCCGAACGGCAGCGCTATCTGCGCGGATTGCGGGCGTGGGTAGGATTCAAGCAGACGGGCATGGTTGTCGATCGCGCCGGCCGGCACGCCGGCCGGTCAAAGTACACGCCGCTGAAGCTGCTGAAACTCGCCTCGGACGGCATATTCGCCTTTTCGATCGTGCCTTTACGCGCGGCGCTATTCCTTGGCGCCGGGGCGATCGTGGCGTCCATCGTCTATGCCATTTACGCCATTCTGGCGCGGCTGGTCTTCGAAAGTAATACGCCGCCCGGCTTCGCCTCGTTGATCGTCGTGATCACGTTCCTGGCGGGCATGCAGCTCTTGATCCTCGGCGTCGTCGGCGAATACGTCGGCCGCATCTACGAGGAAGTGAAAGGACGCCCGCACTACATCTTGCGGAAAGTCGTCCGCGCAAAAGAAGCCGCTGAAGCAGCACCACAGCCGCGCTACGCCGACCAGTTATAGGTCCGCCGCAAAGCGGTGTGCACGATGGTCGTCAGGTTCAGGCGGCTGACCGGCTTCGAGAGCACCGAGAAGGCGTTTGCGCGACGGGCTTCTTCACGCAGCGCGTCGTCGGCGTTGGCCGACAGGATGATGCACGGCAGGATGACCTTGATCTCTTTCAAGAGTCGCAGCGTCTCCAGGCCGGTCAGACGCGGCATGTGCATGTCCAAGAGCACGAGGTGTACTTCCTCGCGGCGGACAACGTCGAGGGCCTCTTCGCCGTCGCTGGCCATGAACGTACGAAACCCCTGCGGCTCGAGCACCCCGCGCAGCGTCTCGCGGAAGCCCAGGTCGTCGTCCGTGATGAGCAGGTTGGGGGTCAGTCCGATCACGACTCGATTTCCATCCGCGACAGGCACTTAGGACCGTTCAAGCTCGGTGATAATGACTTGCCGTTTGATTCGAATTGCAACTCGGATGCCGAGCAGGCTCGGAACACCGCGCGGCGGGAGCGCGTCATCGCGATAATTCGTTGCCTGTCTTCATGTTAATATCGAACGTCGGCTGCCTGCTACAAGTTAGCTTAGGCAAAATGACAAGAAATCGCGAGACTCGGACAGGCAAGCTGCTGCCATTTCGGCAGGCATTTTCGATTGGCTCCCTTCGCCACACGGCGGTGTCCAAGGCCCGACGCATGCCGTAACGGTCAGGTCGCTTCAGCCGCGTGTTGGGAGAATCTTTCGGGCCAGGAACGCGGCCAGCGGGCATGATCATTGACGAGGTTGGCCCGCGCTACACCCCCTCTTGTCGATCAGCGGAGCGCGGTAACGATTCCCAAGAAGGGGCGTCGCTACGGATCGGCCGTGCAAAACTCTCTTTCCGGCGCAGGCAAGCGCGGCGCGCCGGACGATCAATTTTTCTTATCGTACGCCGACGCCTGCGCTCTCCTTGTCAGGGGGCATGGTAACTCTATACTACCGATGAAGTTGGTTATTCTGACGCCACCGCATCGCGCGCTCCCGCCGGGTACGAGCGCCGAGGATTGATCTCGCGTGACAAGCACCCCTCCGCAGTCGTTCTACCTGCGTCATGAGTTCCTGATCAAACGCCTGCACTCGCTGACCGGTCTGATGCCGGTCGGCGCCTACATGGTGGTCCACCTGCTGACGAACGCCAGCATGTTGGCCGGGGCGCCCTCCTTTCAAAAGAACGTCGACTCGATCCATTCGCTCGGCCCGGCTCTGCCGCTGGTGGAATGGACGTTCATCTTCCTGCCGATCATCTTCCACGCCGTGGTCGGCGTGATGATCGTCCGCAGCGGCAAGTCGAATTCCAGCCGCTACTCCTTCTCGGGCAACGTTCGTTACACGCTGCAACGGGCCACGGCCTGGATCGCCTTGATCTTCATTTTCTGGCACGTGTTCCACATGCACGGCTGGATTCACAACGATTACTGGATGAATAACCTGGCGAAGCCGCTGTACGGCGGGCAGTTCGATCCGCACCACGCCACGTCGTCGGTGGGAATCGCCTTGGCGCCGTTGACCGCTCGCGTGGCCTACGCGATCGGCGTCGCGGCGTGCGTCTTCCACTTCGCCAACGGCTTGTGGACGATGGGCATTACCTGGGGCATATGGGAAACGGCCGCCGCCCAGCGACGGGCCAACTGGCTGTGCGGCGGCATCGGCGTCTTGATTTTCGCGATCGGCATGGCCGCCTTGTTCGGTGCGGTGCGGGCCGGCGAGAAAGACAACCTGCTCAAGGCCGAGGCCTACGAACAGGCGAAGGACGACGCCGAGCGTCGCTTTGAAGAAGATTACAAGTCACGGCTCGAGCAAGAGAAAGCGGCCGAGAAGTCCCCCGCCGAAAAGGCCGCCGGACTTCCCGGCGGCAAAGAGGCTGCCGAGCCTGCAATCCCGCCCGTCGCTCAAGCGGACGTGGGCCCCTGAAAATCAAAGATGTGCCGCCGGCCGATCGGCTGGCGGCCCGCGGCCCGCTTTCGGCCGAGCCGCCTCGACAATCGATAACAGCGTGAGGTCAAAGCGAACATGGCAAAGCAACGCGTGATGATCGTCGGCGGCGGATTGGCGGGCCTGGCGGCTGCCATGCAATTGGCCGAATCGGGCGTCGACGTCGACCTGATGAGCCTCACGCCCGTCAAACGCTCGCACAGCGTGTGTGCCCAGGGCGGGATCAACGCCGTCAACTCGGTCACCCGGCAGCAGGGTGACCGGGAGTGGCTGCACTTCGACGACACGGTCTACGGCGGCGACTTCTTGAATCACCAGCCGCCGGTCAAGGAAATGACCGAGTGGGCGCCGAAGATCATCGATCTGATGGACCGCCTGGGTGTCCCCTTCAACCGCACGCCCGAGGGTTTTCGCGATCAACGCCGCTTCGGAGGCACGTTGTTCAAGCGCACGGCCTTTGCCGGCGCCACGACGGGCCAGCAGTTGCTGTATGCCCTGGACGAGCAGGTGCGCCGCTGGGAAGTGGCCGGCAAGGTCAAGAAGTACGAGTTCTGGGACTTCCTCGGACCGGTGGTCGACGACGCCGGCATCTGCCGTGGCTGCATCGGGCAGGACCTGGTCACGATGGAGATTCGCGCCTTCCCGGCCGACGCCGTGATTCTGGCCACTGGCGGCTGCGGCTTGATCTACGGCCGCTCGACGATGTCGATGGCCTGCACCGGTAGCGCCGCAGCAAGGGCTTTCCGCGCTGGCGCCAAGTACGGCAATGGCGAGTTCATTCAAGTTCACCCGACGGCCATCCCCGGCGCCGACAAGCTGCGACTGATGAGCGAAAGCGCTCGTGGCGAGGGAGGTCGCGTGTGGGTGCCGCGCAAGCCGCAAGATCCGCGCGACCCGAAGCAGATTCCCGAAGCCGAGCGCTACTACTTCCTGGAAGAGCGCTATCCCAAATATGGCAACCTCGTGCCGCGCGACATCGCCACGCGCGAAATCTTCAATGTCTGCACCTACGAGGGATTGTCGGTCGAGCACGATCGGCTGTGCGTTTACCTCGACGTGACGCACATTCCGCGCAAAACGCTCGATCAGAAGCTGGGGGGCATTCTCGACATCTACGAGAAGTTCCAGGGTGTCGATCCGCGCGACACACCGATGAAAATCTTCCCGGCCGTCCACTATTCGATGGGCGGGCTGTGGGTCGATTACGAGCGCACCGCGGCCGGCGGCCTGCGGCTCGGTTCGCCCAAGAACCAGGTCACGAACATCCCCGGCCTGTACGCCATCGGCGAATGCGATTACCAGTACCACGGCGCCAACCGGTTGGGCGCCAACTCGCTGTTGAGCTGCATCTTCAGCGGTCTGATCACGGCGCCGGGCACGATGGCCTGGATGAAGAGCATTCCGCGCGGCGCCGCGGCCGACCAGCCCTCGAGCCTGTTCGACAGTGCCCGCCGGCAGCATCAGCAAGCGCATGACAACCTGCTCAAGCGCACGGGGGGCGGCGAAAACCCCTACCTGATTCACCAGGAACTGGGGAACGTCATGACGAAGGCGGCCACCGTGGTGCGGCGCAACGACACGCTGCGTGAGGCCTACGCCACGGTGTGCGAATTGGAATTACGCGCCAAGCATTGCTCGCTGTCGGACACCGGCAACTGGACGAACCAGAACGTGGTTTTCACCAAGGCCCTCCTGGATATGCTGCCGCTGGCCAAGGTCATCGTCAAAGGCGCCTTGCAGCGCGACGAATGCCGCGGCGCGCATTTCAAGCCGGAGTTCGAGATGCCAGGCCTGAAATCGACCGACCCGGCCGAGCACCGCCGCGAGGCCGAGGCGTGGTGCGACCGGTTCGAAGAAAACACCCGTAAATGGCTGAAATCGACCGTCGCCACTTACGTGCCGGATGGCGATCCGGTGCTGACCTATGAAGAGGTCGACACGACGTTGATCGCGCCGCGGCCACGCCTGTATGGGCTGGTGGGGGCGGAAGCGATCGAAGAAGTGTGGAAGGAGCGTTCCGCGGCCAAGGCAGGCGCGGGGCACGATGGCAACGGCGCCACGGGCAAAAGTGGCGCGAAAGCCGGCGCCGCGAGCTGATTTGACCGAACAGAAATACAATCCACAGCTTTCGCAGATTGCACAGATAACATTTTGCAGAGGCCGATCCCTTTCAACGGCTTCTTAATCTGTGTCATCTGCGAGATCTGCTCAGTAAATCGCCCGGAAGCCAACGTCGAAACATAACCGCCAACGCATATTTTCATGCCTTCGGGTGCCGCTCGGGCGGCATGAACACTGCGGATGGATGCCTTTTAACACGCACCGCCCATGAGGGCGAGAGAATTCATGCAAGCCAACACCAACGGACATTCGTCTCACGAATCACACGGCGATGGGCATGGAACGGCCGCGGCGCACGTCGCGGAATTCGATGTGCGCATCCTCCGCCAGGCCGAGCCGGGTGAGCCCAGCTACTGGGAACGGCATCGCGTCAAGCGCGAGCCCGACATGAACGTCATCAGCGTGCTGCAGCGGATCGCGGCGCAGGCCAAGACCGTCGAAGGCGAACGCGTTGCTCCCGTGGCTTGGGATTGCAACTGCCTGGAAGAGGTGTGCGGCGCCTGCACGATGCTCGTCAACGGCCGCGTACGGCAGGCTTGCACGGCACTGGTCGATCGCTTGCTGGCCGAGCAGCCGGACGAGATCGAGCTGCGGCCGATGGAAAAATTCCCCGTCGTGCGCGACCTGGTGGTGAATCGTCGCCGGCTGTTTCGCGCGCTGGAAAAAGTTCGCGCCTGGATTCCGGTCGACGGCTATTACGACATGGGGCCCGGCCCGCGCGTCTCGCCCGAGCAGCAGCAGCAAGCGTATCCGCTATCGGAGTGCATGAGCTGCGGTTGTTGTTTGGATGCCTGCCCGCAGTTCACGAAGCTGGAATTGGAACCGCACGAGGGCGAATCGGCGGCCGATTTCGCCAAGCGCGAAGAAGCGGCGTTCGACACGCATTTCGTCGGCGCCCACGCGATCAGCCAGGTCGTGCTGTTCAACAATCACCCGACGGGCGCTCTGAACGCCGGCGAGCGGCTCGACGCCCTGATGGCCCCCGGCGGCATCCAGGATTGCGGCAACGCGCAGAACTGCGTGAACGTCTGCCCCAAGAAGATCCCGCTCACCACCAGCATCGGCCGCGCCGGCCGATCGACCACCGTGCGGTCGATCGCCAAGTGGTTCAGCAGCTGAAGGCCGACGTTCCACGCTACAGCGTCAACGCAGGCCGCTTACACGGCCTTTGGATTGGCTTGCGTGTAGGTCGCGGCCGCGTTTAGCGTCACGCCCGAGGCGACATTCTCCACCTCGTCGTCGAGCGATTCGCCGTTGGGGCTGGTCAGCGACGGATGCTGGGCCAGGTACTGACGAACGAAGACCAGCGTGTCCTCGATCACGTCCGCCTGCAAGAGCAGCAGGTCGCCCGGTCGCAGCGCGTCCAGGGCCGCTTCGACCGCGTTGGTCGCGCCCTGGAAATCGTTGATTTCCTTTACGCGCGGTCCGGCCGCCAGGCCCGATCGCAGCAAGCGCATGATCTCGCCATCCTCGCGGCCGCGCTTGTATTGATCCTCGTAAAGGATCACGCGGTCAAAAGCGGCGGCAATGATCTGCCCCTGGCGAACCATGTCTTCGTCGCGCCGATCGCCCGCCGCTGAATAAACAACCGAGCGGCGTTCGTGCGGGAAGGTGCCGATCGCTTCGATCAAGGCTTCCAGCGCCGAAACGTTGTGGCCATAGTCCATGATCACCGTGGCGCCACCCAGCGACAGCACGTTGAACCGGCCCGGCACCATGTCGGACTCGCTGCTGAAGCTTTGCAGGCCGGCCGCGATGTCGGCCATCGGTACGCCCAATCCCCAGGCCGCGGCGGCCGAAGCCAGCGCGTTTTCGGTCATGAACGCCACGCGCCCCTGGCGGGTGATCGGAATATCAACGATCGGCACCTGGCATTCGATCGTGTTGCCGGTGGCCAGCACGAGCTGCTTGTCTTTGACAAACGCCAGCCGGCCCCCCGCCTCGCGATGCTGCTGCATCACCGGGTGTTCGCCATCCTGGGCGAAGAAGATCACGCCACCGCGGCAATGCGCGGCCATGCCCGCTGTGTACGGATCGTCGGCCTTGAGCACGGCGTAACCCTTGGGCGGCACGACGTCGACGGCCGTGCGTTTGACCAGGGCCATGTCATCGAGCGTGTTGATATCCGAGAGGCCGAGATGGTCGCCCGCGCCAATGTTCGTGACCACGGCCACGTCGCACTGGTCGAAACCGAGCCCTTCGCGCAGCACGCCGCCGCGGGCGATTTCGAGCACGGCCACGTCGACCTTGGGATTCATGAGCACGGTGCGAGCGCTTTGCGGTCCGCTGCAATCGCCGGTTTCGATGCGGCGGCGATCGATGTAGATCCCCTCAGTGCAGGTCATGCCGACGTGCCGGCCGATCGACATCAAGATGTGCGCGATGCAGCGCGTGGTCGTGGTCTTGCCGTTGGTGCCGGTGACCGCCGCGATGGGAACGCGACCGTTGTCGCCCGGCTGGAATAACGTCGAGACGATCGCTTCGCCCACGGGGCGCGGCTTGCCGCTCGATGGCTCGATGTGCATGCGCAGTCCCGGGCCCGCGTTAACTTCGACGATCACGCCTCCTTGCTCTTCCAGCGGACGACCGATGTCCGAAGCCACGACGTCGATGCCGGCGATATCCAGGCCAATGACGCGGGCCGCTTCGAGCGCGCGGGCCGCCACCTGCGGGTGGACGCGATCGGTGACGTCCGCCGCGGTACCACCGGTGCTGAGATTTGCGTTGCGACGGATCAGCACGCGCATTCCCTTGGCCGGCACGGCTTCGGGCGCGAGACCTTGTTCGGCCAGCACGGCCAGGGCGATCGTATCGATACGAATCTTGCTCAGCGAAGTGGCATGGTCGTCGCCGCGCTTGGGATTCTGGTTCTCGATTTCGACCAGCTCGGCGACCGTATGAACGCCGTCGCCCGTGACTTGCGCCGGTTCACGCCGAGCGGCGGCGATCAGCTTGCCGCCGATCACCAGCAGCCGGTAATCGTCGCCCGGCGCAAAACTCTCGACCAGCACGGTCGATTCTTCGGCGCGGGCCGCCGCGTAGGCCTTGAGCACTTGTTCGCGCGTGGTGAGGTTGGTCGTAACACCGCGTCCTTGGTTGCCGTATTGCGGCTTGACGACGACCGCCCCGCCGATTTCCTCGGCCGCCCGCCAGGCGTCCTCGGCATCATCCACGGTGCGACCGGCAGGGGCCGGCACACCAACGGTGCGCAGGAGCCGGCGCGTCAGCTCTTTGTCCTGGGCGATGGTTTCGGCAATGGCGCTGGTCAGATCGGATTCGGCGGTCCACACGCGGCGCGCCTTGGCTCCCCATCCCAATTGAACGAGGCTGCCGGTGTTCAAGCGGTGCGTCGGAATGCCCCGGGCGTGCGCCGCGTCGACGATCGATCGCGTGCTCGGCCCGAGCTGCGTCTCGTGCAGAAGAGAACGGAGTTGCGTAACTTCATTATTCACGTCGAAGCGGTGATCGTGTACGGCGGCCAGGAACAAGCGGTGAGCCGCCGCCAGCGCCGCGCGGCCGACGCTTTCCTCACGATAGCGCACGATCACGCGATACACGCCAGGCTCGCTCGTCTCGCGGGCCTTGCCAAAACCGACTTCCGATCCGGCCAGGCACTGCAGCTCGATGCAGATGTGTTCCAGAATGTGGGCCGGGTACGTTCCCTGGCGCAGACGTTGAAAGAAGCCGCCGCGCTCGCCAACGCTGCAACGATGTTCGACGAGCGACGGCAACCAGCTCATCAGCCGATCGTTGAAGCCGGGCAGCGAATCCGACGGCGAGTCCTTCAGCGGTCCCAGATCGACGATCGCTTCCAACACCGGGAACGAAGCCCAAATGTTCGGACCACGCAACGCCAACACCTTGCGGATTTCCATACTCGCGTTCAGCCTTTCCTCTGCGGTGCAGGCGATCGGGGCGCAGTTCCAACGCGCTCGCGCGATTCTGACCGGATTCGAAAAAGTTTCTCAGGGGGGACCAAAGCTTCTTGCCCGCAAGCTAATAGGGCACAGCGGGGCAGATACTAACGCAAAGGCGGGACAACTCTAAAGGTGGATTCTGGCAAACTGCGAAAGCGATCGCGCAATTCCGTCGCTCGCAGTGGACCTCGGGAAAATCTGCTCGGCACCGTCTGCGGTGGGGCTGGTGCGGGTGCCCGAGCGTGTATAGCCGCCGGGGATACTGGGCAGGTGTGCTACCTCAATCCTATCGCTAGGCCCAAGGCGAAAGCAAGAATGTCCCAGGCAAAAGCAGATCGGGCAAGCAGTATCGAAAAAACGGCCTGCCTTCGGCTGCGATAACCGCCCCAGTTTAACGGCAGCGGCGCAGGCGCGCTTCGCCCCCCGTCAAACGGTCGAAAGGGCCGGCCGCTCGCCGGAACCGATCAATGAAGCTTGATCGTTAGGTAATTCGACGAACGCCGGGTGAGGAGTGCCATCATCACCTTAAAGCTTAGCCCAGACGGACTTGAGGCGAGCCGCCATGCAGGGCCCCGACGCGCCGCCGGGTGATTGGCGGTCGCGGGTAAATCGCCGCCGGGTGAACGCACCGGACGCTTCGAGCCGGCGCTGGGTTCGGTTTGCTACCAGCTTGCTTTCGGACTAACAAAGCCGCCGGACCTCTCCGACCATTTTCCGGAACGGCTTAAAAGATGCCCGCGCCAAAGCCGCCGGGGGTTGGGTCCTCGGTCGCGGGGCGGTTGACGTGCTGCTGTGCCGGCGCCTTGTGCGGCCCACGCGGCTCGTGTACGGCGGGTTCGACCTTCGTCTGCTCATTGCGAACAGGCTCAGGGCGGGCACGCTCGACTTTGGTATGTTCGACGTGCTTGGGCCGGGCATGCGGCTCGCCACGCGGCTCGCGGGGGTGAAACAAGTTGTGTTTCGCCGGCGGACGCGAGTACTCTTCGTCGAAATCGTCGTAGCTCGACACGTAACCGGGCAGCTGCGCGGCCTTCAGCTCTTCCTGGTACGAGGTGATAACCTTTTCCTGAATCATCTCGCGGCAGCGCGAATTGATCGGATGGGCGATGTCGGCATAGAGCTTCGCGCGGCCGTCCTCGTCTTTGGCGGCGCGATCCTCCTTCTGCCGCAGGCCGCATTGATTGCAGTACTGTGCGCGCAAGTGATTCTTGTAGCCACATTGCGAACAGTGCGACGTCAGCTTGCGACTGGGCATGGCCACGAAGGGGCCATTCGTGCCTTCGATGATCTTCAAGTCGCGGATCACGAAGCAGTCGTCCAGCGTGATCGAACAGAATGCGTGCAGCCGCTCGCCGGCGACTTCGTCCATGAGCTTGATGCGAACTTCAGTGATTTCCACGTCTGTTCTCCTTAACAGCTTCCTCGGTCATTGGGGCCCGGCGACCGCAAATACCTGCGCGAACCCGCGGTTACGCAGGGCGGCCGCCAACCGCCGGGCGTGCCTGGCATGGCGGCACAGGCCAAAGTAGGCGCTGCCGCTGCCAGTCATTTGAGAGCCCAAGAAATCCAGCCTCTTGAATTCATCGCGCACCCGCGCGATCCACGGCGAAAGGCCGGCGGCGGCGGGTTCGAGTCGATTGTGCAGCAGCCGGCCCATCGCGGCCCCGTTCCCGCGGCGCCAGGCAGCGACGAGCGCGTCGGCCCGGCACGGCGTTTCCGCGGGCCGGCAATGCCGATAGACTTCGGCCGTCGATAATCCAGCGGGCGGCTGGACGATGACGAAATGCAATGGCGCAAGATCCGCTTCGACGTGTACTTTCTCGCCCCGACCAGAGCACAGTGCTACGCCGCCGGCGAGGAAGAACGCGACATCGCTGCCAAGTTGGCTGGCAACTTCGCTGAGCCGCGCGATCGGCCAGTTCAGATTCCAGCCGATATTGGCCGCCACGAGCGCCGCGGCCGCATCGCTTGAGCCGCCAGCCAGGCCGGCTTCGAGCGGAACGCGCTTAACAAGGTCGATATGCGCGCCGGCGTCGATCCCGGCCGCTTCGCGCAGCAGCCGCGCGGCGCGAACGGCGAGGTTGTTATCACCGAGCGTCGGTACCGGGCGCGCGGCCTGTTTGTGGATCGGACGCGCGTAGCACCATCGGCACGTACAATCGATAGGGCCGTCGGGCGTCG
The Pirellulales bacterium DNA segment above includes these coding regions:
- the ispE gene encoding 4-(cytidine 5'-diphospho)-2-C-methyl-D-erythritol kinase, producing the protein MHVHRASPVKIFAPAKLNLFLEVLGKRTDGFHEIETLMVPVSLCDALAFQSTPDGPIDCTCRWCYARPIHKQAARPVPTLGDNNLAVRAARLLREAAGIDAGAHIDLVKRVPLEAGLAGGSSDAAAALVAANIGWNLNWPIARLSEVASQLGSDVAFFLAGGVALCSGRGEKVHVEADLAPLHFVIVQPPAGLSTAEVYRHCRPAETPCRADALVAAWRRGNGAAMGRLLHNRLEPAAAGLSPWIARVRDEFKRLDFLGSQMTGSGSAYFGLCRHARHARRLAAALRNRGFAQVFAVAGPQ
- the cphA gene encoding cyanophycin synthetase — encoded protein: MEIRKVLALRGPNIWASFPVLEAIVDLGPLKDSPSDSLPGFNDRLMSWLPSLVEHRCSVGERGGFFQRLRQGTYPAHILEHICIELQCLAGSEVGFGKARETSEPGVYRVIVRYREESVGRAALAAAHRLFLAAVHDHRFDVNNEVTQLRSLLHETQLGPSTRSIVDAAHARGIPTHRLNTGSLVQLGWGAKARRVWTAESDLTSAIAETIAQDKELTRRLLRTVGVPAPAGRTVDDAEDAWRAAEEIGGAVVVKPQYGNQGRGVTTNLTTREQVLKAYAAARAEESTVLVESFAPGDDYRLLVIGGKLIAAARREPAQVTGDGVHTVAELVEIENQNPKRGDDHATSLSKIRIDTIALAVLAEQGLAPEAVPAKGMRVLIRRNANLSTGGTAADVTDRVHPQVAARALEAARVIGLDIAGIDVVASDIGRPLEEQGGVIVEVNAGPGLRMHIEPSSGKPRPVGEAIVSTLFQPGDNGRVPIAAVTGTNGKTTTTRCIAHILMSIGRHVGMTCTEGIYIDRRRIETGDCSGPQSARTVLMNPKVDVAVLEIARGGVLREGLGFDQCDVAVVTNIGAGDHLGLSDINTLDDMALVKRTAVDVVPPKGYAVLKADDPYTAGMAAHCRGGVIFFAQDGEHPVMQQHREAGGRLAFVKDKQLVLATGNTIECQVPIVDIPITRQGRVAFMTENALASAAAAWGLGVPMADIAAGLQSFSSESDMVPGRFNVLSLGGATVIMDYGHNVSALEALIEAIGTFPHERRSVVYSAAGDRRDEDMVRQGQIIAAAFDRVILYEDQYKRGREDGEIMRLLRSGLAAGPRVKEINDFQGATNAVEAALDALRPGDLLLLQADVIEDTLVFVRQYLAQHPSLTSPNGESLDDEVENVASGVTLNAAATYTQANPKAV
- a CDS encoding SpoVG family protein; translated protein: MEITEVRIKLMDEVAGERLHAFCSITLDDCFVIRDLKIIEGTNGPFVAMPSRKLTSHCSQCGYKNHLRAQYCNQCGLRQKEDRAAKDEDGRAKLYADIAHPINSRCREMIQEKVITSYQEELKAAQLPGYVSSYDDFDEEYSRPPAKHNLFHPREPRGEPHARPKHVEHTKVERARPEPVRNEQTKVEPAVHEPRGPHKAPAQQHVNRPATEDPTPGGFGAGIF